The Pseudomonas sp. G2-4 genome window below encodes:
- a CDS encoding carbon-nitrogen hydrolase family protein has translation MPKSIVAALQIGSLPGGKDETLAQILSYEDAIRQAGVQLVVMPEALLGGYPKGETFGTQLGYRLPEGREAFARYFANAIDVPGAETEALAGLSARTRSSLVLGVIERAGSTLYCTALYFEPEAGLVAKHRKLMPTGTERLIWGKGDGSTLPVIDSQVGRLGAAVCWENMMPLLRTAMYAKGVEVWCAPTVDEREMWQVTMRHIAHEGRCFVISACQVQASPQALGIDVAHWPAERPLIAGGSVIVGPMGDVLAGPLKGSAGLLTAEIDTDELVRARYDYDVVGHYARPDVFELVVDERAKPGVRFTA, from the coding sequence ATGCCCAAATCCATTGTGGCGGCCCTGCAAATCGGCTCGTTGCCCGGCGGCAAGGACGAGACCCTGGCGCAGATCCTGTCTTATGAAGACGCCATACGCCAAGCCGGTGTCCAGTTGGTGGTGATGCCCGAAGCGCTGTTGGGCGGGTATCCCAAGGGCGAGACTTTTGGCACTCAGTTGGGTTACCGCCTACCGGAGGGGCGCGAGGCGTTTGCCCGTTATTTTGCCAATGCCATTGACGTGCCCGGCGCCGAGACCGAGGCGCTGGCCGGGCTGTCGGCCCGCACCCGGTCCAGTCTGGTGTTGGGTGTCATTGAACGGGCCGGCAGCACCCTGTACTGCACGGCGCTGTACTTCGAGCCCGAAGCCGGCCTGGTGGCCAAGCACCGCAAACTGATGCCTACCGGCACCGAGCGCCTGATCTGGGGCAAGGGCGACGGCTCGACCCTGCCGGTGATCGACAGCCAGGTCGGTCGTTTGGGCGCAGCGGTGTGTTGGGAAAACATGATGCCGCTTCTGCGCACCGCGATGTACGCCAAAGGCGTAGAGGTTTGGTGTGCGCCGACGGTGGATGAGCGAGAGATGTGGCAGGTGACCATGCGCCACATCGCACACGAAGGCCGTTGCTTTGTGATCAGCGCTTGCCAGGTCCAGGCCTCGCCACAGGCATTGGGCATCGACGTCGCCCATTGGCCGGCCGAACGTCCGTTGATTGCGGGTGGCAGTGTGATTGTGGGCCCCATGGGGGATGTGCTGGCCGGGCCGCTGAAAGGCTCGGCCGGTTTACTGACCGCCGAAATCGATACCGATGAACTGGTGCGGGCACGCTACGATTATGACGTCGTCGGGCATTACGCCCGGCCGGACGTGTTCGAACTGGTGGTGGACGAGCGGGCCAAGCCCGGTGTGCGGTTTACCGCCTGA
- a CDS encoding DUF6543 domain-containing protein, which produces MTTETTPLLFPEVLAAKRLDELTVPHQLTQADLDWLHHTSLPSHTLRAAQTPAMYAETILLQAEGKTPIPLAGCFTLSALPKAAASDPKPAFLYTPLGGLTKLDSPASLDKQIEAMLNTPTARDDLFRLLSISQRAELNSTSALTKTRQTITGDVFKTQVESIEHAQNLNAVAMVDELIKLPSLTSMLDEALNEVLSNFDHKQARVTFSTGVSMGDPKANQVTRNLSLADAVLVYFHNQGRPSGHDVDFIHPGINASPQNTRQWESILRGTARNLIPKLSRCLGSYWDATGPFHISRRKLLSLVIEDSLRATILIQREKRQLSETQSRELLRLFRPSRVDEPLLFIETVRLWEYEPLYVELAGALMISGKNHYLYTPSHGLQKVDNYLGFKDALLDNPPSAARKEALYSLLSLEERNRFLRLEEPRMSGKPVSWPVSDSLADPIIDKQLSNLHYALEMSRQGEVNIHALVDKALDIRALINRSLLNQKTNGHWGTQPAFYGNLRPSNFLADTLERKVKSYASVEDAFNSEFMQLPLSNEVSLRNELRGLLLKLANVFSLGIRAEAELRELNETLPPAARDLISSVFAHNPAYPDRQQRMGVKGFRPDVYALKLTGTADGKTVSLPLANCFLLTERGGLDTPYSGLGILWTPAAGLQVFGSVELAMQHLNRHLLDSRKRFELLANLTPTQRKPHRRYQLEAFELIEDNVLLNRMHSFLKHFEAEHGYLRTLKAGDWQLTGAALVKSLEALRQEGAPTNLTRAARIAQAIRWQQKLPAWLGTAALEDQRLHIDLLEQYKNSVSDGKDYLDGIEPLRAYVSKKLKALLTTRFAAKNLDPETIQITPNLALAGPASTLTDFALNHVNVMQTTGFKVSSTTRQTLPDSLNEAAVRKMLLSLDIATTYQENLKDHLSGTSAEGQQRQQRFRRQLPWQLLQHAHARHLQQHLSPTGFDLIRQVLDMPDAIARQAVEGASALIRPLELIKTGGTTAIKALGLYLIGSSADAKAPHVLYAPYHAGHSFAEFKDEASVMAAFNTPGALQDLLIRRLPENQRATFKNLFASTAGSLSEITLASNPIRTNLLDTLFNDNTTLLSNMLATQTDKKNPFDWEAVLHLFSAGVKLVGRQLPGKLTFIETLWESYQDFKASAESLQQHDWKAGLHDFIAGAAEMISLGQLNPDDTFGLLAPVGPGSHNTPTAAPTHWKNTASTAPTRTNLQVFEATGVSLHDLQKNPIDGTYKSIESGKLYVHVAGKVFQVVKTSQAWRVVHEDAEGPILQRTPGSQDWTIDPQRQTIRYGKVMSTLANSYSDHKASQSLNIEAKGMAQIRRKYPHCANAIVQALEAARYYSSNALHNLAQLKRQVPSGSRLDTFLKAFFGVDKVDASLIRKINSAVSPICQALADPSWELLNANRIVIGNLKEANDTATAFVLEPDTAGRIYLTQFFFDVGLDHYKDLVPDSFNVDAHAQAATLIHEISHQLFDTYDIVYLEATLPFLDLISTATHVGQMKYDHQKKQQSNGLSLTTSRSRLFMGWDSEAHVLKGLEHLPGLKATAREILKVTGAKTMDEARDAFLDPNLPDKRIDVMLRNADSLTLLICELGRQLDPPSSSPTTSS; this is translated from the coding sequence ATGACCACAGAGACTACGCCACTCTTATTTCCCGAAGTATTGGCCGCCAAGCGCCTGGACGAGTTGACCGTACCCCATCAGCTGACGCAGGCCGACCTCGACTGGCTGCATCACACTTCCTTGCCCAGCCACACCCTGCGCGCCGCACAGACGCCGGCGATGTACGCCGAAACGATCCTCCTGCAAGCCGAGGGCAAGACCCCGATCCCGCTGGCCGGCTGCTTTACCCTCAGCGCCTTGCCAAAAGCCGCCGCGTCAGACCCCAAACCCGCGTTCCTCTACACGCCCCTGGGTGGCCTCACAAAACTCGACAGCCCAGCCTCCCTCGACAAGCAGATTGAGGCCATGCTGAACACCCCGACAGCGCGTGACGACCTGTTTCGACTCCTGTCGATCTCCCAGCGTGCCGAGCTGAACAGCACAAGCGCCCTCACAAAGACCCGGCAGACCATCACCGGTGATGTCTTCAAAACCCAGGTCGAGTCCATTGAACACGCGCAAAACCTCAATGCTGTGGCCATGGTGGATGAATTGATCAAATTGCCCTCGCTGACCTCGATGCTCGACGAGGCATTGAACGAGGTGCTCTCGAACTTTGATCATAAGCAGGCGCGCGTGACATTCAGCACCGGTGTCAGCATGGGCGATCCGAAGGCAAACCAGGTGACCAGGAACCTGTCGCTGGCCGATGCGGTGCTGGTCTACTTCCACAATCAAGGCCGGCCCTCTGGGCATGACGTCGATTTCATTCACCCTGGGATAAACGCATCACCCCAGAATACCCGCCAGTGGGAAAGCATCTTGAGGGGCACCGCCAGAAACCTGATTCCCAAGCTCAGCCGATGCCTCGGCAGCTATTGGGACGCCACGGGGCCCTTCCATATTTCTCGCCGAAAGCTTCTTTCCCTGGTCATTGAGGATTCACTGCGGGCAACCATTCTGATCCAACGGGAAAAAAGGCAACTGAGCGAAACGCAAAGCCGGGAACTGCTGCGACTGTTCAGGCCGTCTCGAGTGGACGAACCGCTGCTGTTCATCGAAACGGTTCGTCTCTGGGAATATGAACCGCTATACGTAGAACTCGCCGGCGCCTTGATGATCAGCGGCAAGAACCACTACCTCTATACCCCCAGTCACGGCCTGCAGAAGGTGGACAATTACCTGGGTTTCAAGGATGCGCTGCTCGATAACCCACCCAGCGCCGCTCGCAAAGAAGCGCTCTATAGCCTTCTGAGCCTGGAGGAACGCAACCGCTTCCTACGCCTGGAGGAGCCACGAATGTCGGGGAAACCGGTGAGTTGGCCCGTCTCCGATTCATTGGCTGACCCCATCATCGACAAGCAACTGAGCAACTTGCATTACGCACTGGAAATGTCCCGCCAGGGCGAGGTGAACATCCACGCCCTCGTCGACAAGGCACTGGACATACGCGCCTTGATCAACCGAAGCCTGTTGAATCAGAAAACCAACGGACACTGGGGCACGCAACCGGCATTTTACGGAAATCTGCGACCGTCCAACTTCCTGGCCGATACGCTGGAGAGAAAGGTCAAGAGCTATGCCAGTGTCGAAGACGCCTTCAATAGCGAGTTCATGCAGCTGCCACTGTCCAACGAAGTTTCGCTGCGTAACGAACTGAGGGGCCTGCTGCTCAAACTGGCCAATGTTTTTTCCCTCGGGATACGGGCGGAGGCCGAGCTCAGAGAGCTCAATGAAACCTTGCCGCCCGCCGCCCGCGATCTCATCAGCAGCGTTTTTGCCCACAACCCCGCCTATCCGGACCGCCAGCAACGCATGGGGGTCAAAGGCTTTCGCCCCGATGTCTATGCGTTGAAGCTGACCGGTACCGCAGACGGTAAAACCGTCTCCCTGCCCCTGGCCAATTGTTTTCTGCTGACCGAGCGCGGCGGGTTGGATACGCCCTATTCGGGCCTGGGAATCCTCTGGACGCCCGCCGCTGGCCTGCAGGTTTTCGGTTCCGTCGAGCTGGCCATGCAGCACCTGAACCGACATCTGCTCGACTCCCGCAAGCGCTTTGAACTGCTCGCCAACCTCACGCCCACTCAGCGCAAGCCCCACAGGCGTTATCAACTCGAGGCGTTCGAGCTGATCGAAGACAACGTGCTGCTTAACCGGATGCACTCGTTCCTCAAACACTTCGAGGCCGAGCACGGGTATTTGCGCACATTGAAAGCCGGGGACTGGCAACTGACCGGGGCGGCCTTGGTAAAAAGCCTTGAAGCGCTGCGCCAGGAAGGCGCGCCTACCAACCTGACACGCGCCGCACGGATCGCCCAGGCCATCCGATGGCAACAGAAACTGCCGGCCTGGCTTGGCACGGCCGCCCTTGAAGATCAACGTCTGCATATTGATCTGCTTGAGCAATATAAAAACAGCGTCAGCGATGGCAAGGATTACCTGGACGGTATCGAACCCCTGCGTGCCTACGTGAGTAAAAAACTGAAGGCGCTGTTGACCACGCGCTTCGCCGCGAAAAACCTCGACCCCGAGACGATCCAGATCACACCGAACCTCGCATTGGCCGGCCCCGCCAGCACATTGACCGATTTTGCCCTGAATCATGTCAACGTCATGCAAACGACCGGTTTCAAGGTGTCCTCGACTACCCGGCAAACGCTGCCGGACAGCTTGAACGAGGCGGCTGTCCGAAAAATGTTGCTGTCCCTGGATATTGCGACCACCTATCAAGAGAACCTGAAGGACCACCTGTCCGGCACCAGCGCCGAGGGCCAGCAAAGACAGCAGCGTTTTCGCCGACAACTGCCCTGGCAACTGTTGCAGCACGCCCATGCACGGCATCTGCAGCAGCATCTTTCGCCGACGGGGTTTGACTTGATTCGCCAGGTGCTGGACATGCCGGATGCCATCGCTCGCCAAGCGGTGGAAGGCGCTAGCGCGTTGATTCGGCCACTGGAGCTGATCAAGACCGGGGGCACGACTGCGATCAAGGCACTGGGGCTTTACCTGATCGGATCAAGCGCCGATGCCAAGGCCCCCCATGTTTTGTACGCGCCCTACCATGCTGGCCATTCCTTTGCCGAATTCAAGGATGAAGCGAGTGTTATGGCAGCATTCAATACGCCGGGAGCCCTTCAGGACTTGCTGATTCGCCGACTTCCCGAGAATCAGCGGGCCACCTTCAAAAATCTGTTCGCCTCCACAGCCGGGTCTCTGTCGGAGATCACCCTGGCCTCGAATCCGATCAGGACCAATCTGCTCGATACGTTGTTCAACGACAACACAACGTTGTTGTCGAACATGCTTGCCACGCAAACCGACAAAAAAAACCCGTTCGACTGGGAAGCGGTCCTGCATCTGTTCAGCGCCGGGGTCAAGCTGGTGGGCAGGCAGCTGCCAGGCAAGCTGACTTTTATCGAGACGCTCTGGGAAAGCTATCAGGACTTCAAGGCCTCTGCCGAATCCCTGCAACAGCATGATTGGAAAGCAGGCCTGCACGATTTCATCGCCGGCGCCGCGGAAATGATCTCACTGGGGCAACTGAACCCCGACGATACATTCGGCCTGCTGGCGCCGGTCGGGCCAGGCTCGCACAACACCCCGACCGCCGCTCCGACCCATTGGAAAAACACTGCCTCCACCGCTCCGACGCGCACTAACCTGCAAGTCTTCGAAGCCACCGGGGTCAGCCTTCACGACCTGCAGAAAAACCCAATCGACGGAACCTATAAGTCAATAGAATCCGGCAAGCTCTACGTCCACGTTGCCGGTAAAGTCTTTCAGGTGGTGAAAACCAGCCAGGCCTGGCGCGTTGTCCATGAGGACGCAGAGGGGCCGATACTGCAACGAACGCCTGGCAGCCAGGACTGGACGATTGACCCACAGCGCCAGACCATTCGCTATGGCAAGGTCATGTCGACGCTGGCCAATTCATACAGTGACCACAAGGCTTCGCAATCCCTCAATATCGAAGCCAAGGGCATGGCGCAAATACGCCGCAAATACCCTCATTGTGCAAATGCAATCGTGCAGGCCCTGGAGGCAGCGCGCTATTACTCTTCCAATGCCCTCCATAACCTCGCTCAACTCAAACGACAGGTACCTTCGGGTTCTCGGCTGGATACTTTCCTAAAGGCATTTTTTGGTGTCGACAAGGTCGATGCCAGTCTGATCAGGAAAATAAACTCTGCCGTTTCACCCATCTGCCAGGCATTGGCTGATCCATCCTGGGAGTTGCTGAACGCGAACCGCATCGTGATCGGCAACCTTAAAGAGGCCAACGATACAGCGACAGCCTTTGTGCTTGAACCTGACACAGCGGGAAGAATTTATCTCACGCAGTTTTTCTTCGACGTGGGCCTGGATCATTACAAGGACCTCGTCCCGGACTCCTTCAACGTCGATGCCCATGCCCAGGCAGCGACCCTGATCCACGAAATTTCCCATCAGCTTTTCGATACGTACGATATCGTCTATCTGGAAGCGACCCTGCCCTTCCTGGACCTGATTTCGACAGCCACTCATGTCGGACAAATGAAATATGACCATCAAAAAAAACAGCAATCCAATGGCCTTTCCTTAACCACATCACGGTCCAGGCTGTTCATGGGATGGGATAGCGAAGCCCACGTGCTCAAGGGCCTGGAGCATCTTCCCGGGCTTAAGGCCACCGCCAGGGAAATCCTGAAAGTGACCGGCGCCAAGACCATGGACGAAGCACGTGATGCGTTTCTGGATCCCAATCTGCCGGACAAACGCATCGACGTCATGCTTCGAAACGCGGACTCCCTGACGCTGCTTATTTGTGAGTTGGGGCGCCAGCTCGACCCGCCATCCTCTTCTCCCACTACCTCGTCTTGA
- a CDS encoding LysR family transcriptional regulator — protein sequence MSLMNIADVDLNLLKTFEALHDESSASRAALRLGVTQSAISAALRRLRHLYDDQLFVRTGRGLAPTLRANQLKPVISDALDKCRQSLAMVDPHISHYVGRSVIVGLSDDFEIAHGRRLIEEVARRAPGLRLIFRQTHSQIVGRALMERSLDLAITAGGFAERLLSRQILGEGDYACLVDPASLAEGQQSLSLEAFVAREHLLVSSAGFIGITDEGLAALGLSRRVCASTTHFAALPFLLKGSQAVATIPAHAARAIASLSGLALLPCPLALPRYPIELGWRTHTQMDPAVAKVREAIVIAFT from the coding sequence ATGAGCCTTATGAATATCGCCGACGTCGACCTCAATCTGCTCAAGACTTTCGAAGCCTTGCACGATGAATCCAGCGCCAGTCGCGCCGCATTGCGCCTGGGGGTGACCCAGTCGGCCATCAGCGCAGCCCTGCGCAGGCTTCGACACCTGTATGACGATCAGTTATTCGTGCGCACCGGGCGCGGCCTGGCGCCGACCTTGCGGGCCAACCAGCTGAAACCGGTGATCAGCGATGCACTGGACAAATGTCGCCAAAGCCTGGCGATGGTCGACCCACATATTAGCCATTACGTGGGCCGTTCGGTCATCGTCGGGCTGTCCGATGATTTCGAGATTGCCCATGGACGACGCTTGATCGAGGAAGTAGCGCGACGTGCACCGGGGCTGCGCTTGATTTTTCGCCAGACCCACAGCCAGATCGTCGGCCGGGCCCTGATGGAGCGCAGTCTCGACCTGGCGATCACGGCGGGCGGTTTCGCAGAAAGGCTGCTCAGTCGCCAGATATTGGGCGAAGGCGACTACGCCTGCCTCGTAGACCCGGCCAGCTTGGCGGAGGGCCAGCAGAGCCTGTCCCTGGAGGCATTTGTGGCCCGTGAACATTTGCTGGTGTCGTCGGCTGGTTTCATCGGTATCACTGACGAAGGGCTGGCCGCGCTCGGTCTGAGCCGGCGGGTGTGCGCTTCCACGACCCATTTTGCCGCACTGCCATTCCTGCTCAAGGGCAGTCAGGCGGTGGCGACCATTCCGGCCCATGCCGCCCGGGCCATCGCCTCGCTCAGCGGCCTCGCGTTGCTGCCCTGCCCTCTGGCCTTGCCTCGTTATCCCATCGAACTGGGCTGGCGAACCCACACACAAATGGACCCGGCAGTGGCCAAGGTTCGCGAGGCCATTGTCATCGCCTTCACGTAG
- a CDS encoding LEA type 2 family protein, producing the protein MRRFLGLSLFMMLLSLSACALFPHRDPLNINVVGIEPLPSQELEMRFAVKLRLQNPNETAIDYNGVALDLEVNGRTLASGVSDQSGSIPRFSEAVLSVPVSISAFSVLRQTLGLSQTQSLNNLPYVLKGKLAGGLFGTMRFVDRGTLDLPGSAATW; encoded by the coding sequence ATGCGCAGATTCCTCGGTTTGTCCCTCTTCATGATGCTACTCAGTTTGAGCGCCTGCGCCCTTTTTCCGCACCGTGACCCGCTGAATATCAACGTCGTCGGCATCGAACCGTTGCCCAGCCAGGAGCTGGAGATGCGTTTTGCCGTGAAGTTGCGCTTACAGAACCCCAACGAAACCGCCATTGATTACAACGGCGTGGCCCTGGATCTGGAGGTCAACGGACGTACGCTGGCCTCGGGCGTCAGTGACCAGTCCGGTTCCATTCCACGATTTTCCGAGGCGGTGCTGAGCGTGCCGGTGAGCATTTCGGCTTTTTCCGTGCTGCGTCAGACTCTGGGCCTGAGCCAGACCCAAAGCCTGAACAACCTGCCCTATGTACTCAAGGGCAAACTCGCGGGAGGGTTGTTCGGCACCATGCGCTTCGTCGACCGCGGCACCCTCGACCTGCCAGGTTCCGCAGCGACTTGGTAA
- a CDS encoding DUF883 family protein, which yields MARKSTLQANGEQIKDQAFSELKALIEESEKLLKSSASLVGEDAENLRDQISQKLQQALDSVTEVRERTRPMVDATEVYIGGHPWQTVAISAGFGLVVGLLLGRR from the coding sequence ATGGCTCGCAAAAGCACCCTGCAAGCAAACGGAGAGCAAATCAAGGATCAAGCGTTCAGCGAGCTGAAGGCATTGATCGAAGAATCGGAAAAGCTGCTCAAGAGCAGCGCTTCGCTGGTCGGCGAAGACGCGGAAAACCTGCGGGACCAGATCTCCCAGAAACTGCAACAGGCCCTGGATTCGGTCACCGAGGTTCGGGAGCGCACCCGTCCGATGGTCGACGCCACTGAAGTCTATATCGGTGGTCATCCTTGGCAAACCGTAGCGATTTCTGCCGGTTTCGGGCTGGTGGTGGGTTTGTTGCTCGGACGGCGTTGA
- a CDS encoding YafY family protein translates to MSRTTRLLTLLQVLRGKRCPVTAATLAAELKVSERTLYRDIAELTALGAPIQGEAGIGYVLRSGLFLPPLMFTADEIEAIVLGLRYVDQRGDEVLGKAAADALAKVAAVLAPDVRDALRNPTVLPGPPGYGYPQNTVELNVYRQAIRAQAKLHIDYADVNKIPSQRLIWPLALGFFNEARVVVAWCELRGAYRTFRTDRIASATEQGERYPGRRSDWLRAWFKLMKLDESGRFTPDKN, encoded by the coding sequence GTGTCGCGTACCACTCGGCTGCTCACTTTGCTGCAAGTCTTGCGGGGCAAACGCTGCCCGGTCACCGCCGCGACCTTGGCGGCCGAACTGAAAGTGTCCGAGCGCACGCTGTATCGCGACATCGCCGAACTCACGGCCCTGGGCGCGCCGATCCAGGGGGAGGCGGGCATTGGCTATGTGTTGCGCAGTGGCCTGTTCCTGCCGCCGCTGATGTTCACTGCCGATGAAATCGAGGCCATTGTGCTGGGCCTGCGCTACGTCGATCAGCGCGGCGACGAGGTGTTGGGCAAGGCCGCCGCCGATGCGTTGGCGAAAGTCGCAGCGGTGCTGGCCCCCGACGTCCGGGACGCCCTGCGCAACCCCACGGTGCTGCCCGGCCCGCCAGGCTATGGCTATCCGCAGAATACGGTGGAGTTGAATGTCTATCGCCAGGCCATTCGCGCTCAAGCCAAACTGCACATCGATTACGCCGACGTGAACAAAATCCCGAGCCAACGATTGATCTGGCCGCTGGCACTGGGCTTTTTCAATGAGGCACGGGTGGTGGTGGCGTGGTGCGAATTGCGCGGCGCCTATCGGACCTTTCGCACTGACCGGATCGCCTCTGCTACCGAGCAGGGCGAGCGCTATCCCGGCCGGCGCAGTGACTGGCTGCGTGCCTGGTTCAAGCTGATGAAGTTGGATGAATCGGGGCGCTTCACTCCTGACAAAAACTGA
- a CDS encoding Ldh family oxidoreductase — protein MSALSDHAGSSTLSFDALVSLLENIFLRHGTSLEVARILAANCAGAERDGAHSHGVFRIPGYVSTLNSGWVNGKAVPAVEDVASGFVAVDAGNGFAQPALAAARPLLVAKARSAGIAVLAIRNSHHFAALWPDVEPFAYEGLVALSVVNSMTCVVPHGADRPLFGTNPIAFAAPRADGEPIVFDLATSAIAHGDVQIAARKGELLPPGMGVDSLGQPTCDPKAILEGGALLPFGGHKGSALSMMVELLAAALTGGNFSFEFDWSNHPGAKTPWTGQLLIVIDPSKAAGQNFAERSQELVRQMHGVGLRRLPGDRRHRERSKSNERGIALDEQTLVQLRELTGQ, from the coding sequence ATGTCTGCGCTATCCGATCATGCTGGTTCGTCAACCCTGTCCTTTGATGCATTGGTGAGCTTGCTGGAGAACATTTTCCTGCGTCACGGCACGTCGCTCGAAGTCGCCCGAATCCTGGCCGCAAACTGCGCTGGAGCAGAGCGCGACGGTGCCCACAGCCACGGGGTGTTCCGCATCCCGGGTTATGTCTCGACCCTGAACAGCGGTTGGGTCAACGGCAAGGCGGTGCCAGCGGTTGAGGATGTCGCGTCAGGCTTTGTCGCGGTGGACGCCGGTAACGGATTTGCCCAACCCGCCCTGGCCGCCGCGCGCCCATTGCTGGTGGCAAAGGCCCGCAGCGCCGGGATTGCGGTGTTGGCCATTCGCAACTCCCATCACTTCGCCGCCCTGTGGCCGGATGTCGAGCCGTTTGCCTACGAAGGCCTGGTGGCGTTGAGCGTGGTCAACAGCATGACCTGTGTGGTGCCCCATGGCGCGGACCGTCCCTTGTTTGGCACCAATCCCATCGCCTTCGCCGCGCCACGGGCCGACGGCGAGCCGATAGTTTTCGACTTGGCCACCAGTGCCATTGCCCATGGTGATGTCCAGATTGCTGCGCGCAAGGGCGAGTTGTTGCCCCCGGGCATGGGCGTGGACAGCCTCGGCCAGCCGACCTGCGATCCAAAGGCGATTCTCGAAGGTGGGGCGCTGCTGCCGTTTGGCGGGCACAAGGGGTCTGCGTTGTCGATGATGGTCGAGTTGCTGGCTGCGGCCCTGACCGGTGGCAATTTTTCCTTCGAGTTCGACTGGAGCAATCATCCAGGGGCCAAGACGCCGTGGACCGGCCAGTTACTGATCGTGATCGATCCGAGCAAGGCCGCCGGCCAGAACTTCGCCGAGCGTAGCCAGGAGCTGGTCAGGCAGATGCATGGCGTCGGATTGCGCCGGTTGCCGGGGGATCGTCGGCATCGTGAGCGCAGTAAATCCAATGAGCGCGGGATTGCTCTGGATGAGCAGACGTTGGTGCAGTTGCGGGAGCTGACTGGACAATAA